In a single window of the Falco rusticolus isolate bFalRus1 chromosome 11, bFalRus1.pri, whole genome shotgun sequence genome:
- the RGS8 gene encoding regulator of G-protein signaling 8 isoform X3 translates to MQADALFQHTEGDNSERFCRHPPPPHPQMLPASLWDPPPVRSGPPSPSWEKPGFCCQSLSQHAVGTDPPAERTGQRQRLSTEEATRWADSFDVLLSHKYGLAAFRAFLKTEFSEENLEFWLACEDFKKTRSAAKLASKAQRIFEEFIDVQAPREVNIDFQTRELTRRNMQEPSLSCFDQAQGKVHSLMEKDSYPRFLRSKIYTDLLSQTQRRLS, encoded by the exons ATGCAGGCGGATGCTTTATTCCAACATACCGAGGGTGACAACAGCGAGCGCTTTTGCAGgcatcccccccctccccacccccagatgctccctgccagcctttGGGATCCACCGCCCGTGCGGAGCGGTCCCCCATCCCCATCGTGGGAGAAGCCGGGGTTTTGCTGCCAG AGCCTCTCCCAGCACGCTGTCGGCACAGACCCACCAGCAGAGAGGACAGGTCAAAGGCA AAGACTGTCGACAGAAGAAGCAACAAGATGGGCAGACTCTTTTGATGTCCTTTTGTCCCATAAAT ATGGGCTGGCTGCTTTCCGTGCTTTCCTGAAGACAGAGTTCAGTGAGGAAAACCTGGAGTTCTGGCTCGCCTGTGAGGACTTCAAGAAGACCCGCTCAGCAGCCAAGCTGGCCTCCAAGGCTCAGCGGATCTTCGAGGAGTTCATCGATGTGCAGGCTCCTCGAGAG GTGAACATAGACTTCCAGACACGGGAGCTGACAAGAAGAAATATGCAGGAACCCTCCCTCTCTTGCTTTGACCAAGCTCAGGGGAAGGTGCACAGCCTGATGGAGAAAGACTCTTACCCCAGGTTCCTGAGATCCAAAATTTACACAGACCTGCTGTCTCAAACCCAGAGGAGGCTCAGCTAG
- the RGS8 gene encoding regulator of G-protein signaling 8 isoform X7, with protein sequence MAALLIPRRRLSTEEATRWADSFDVLLSHKYGLAAFRAFLKTEFSEENLEFWLACEDFKKTRSAAKLASKAQRIFEEFIDVQAPREVNIDFQTRELTRRNMQEPSLSCFDQAQGKVHSLMEKDSYPRFLRSKIYTDLLSQTQRRLS encoded by the exons ATGGCTGCCTTACTGATTCCACGGAG AAGACTGTCGACAGAAGAAGCAACAAGATGGGCAGACTCTTTTGATGTCCTTTTGTCCCATAAAT ATGGGCTGGCTGCTTTCCGTGCTTTCCTGAAGACAGAGTTCAGTGAGGAAAACCTGGAGTTCTGGCTCGCCTGTGAGGACTTCAAGAAGACCCGCTCAGCAGCCAAGCTGGCCTCCAAGGCTCAGCGGATCTTCGAGGAGTTCATCGATGTGCAGGCTCCTCGAGAG GTGAACATAGACTTCCAGACACGGGAGCTGACAAGAAGAAATATGCAGGAACCCTCCCTCTCTTGCTTTGACCAAGCTCAGGGGAAGGTGCACAGCCTGATGGAGAAAGACTCTTACCCCAGGTTCCTGAGATCCAAAATTTACACAGACCTGCTGTCTCAAACCCAGAGGAGGCTCAGCTAG
- the RGS8 gene encoding regulator of G-protein signaling 8 isoform X1: MQADALFQHTEGDNSERFCRHPPPPHPQMLPASLWDPPPVRSGPPSPSWEKPGFCCQSLSQHAVGTDPPAERTGQRQNRGMRTRLGCLSHKSDSYNDFTAILPDKPNRALKRLSTEEATRWADSFDVLLSHKYGLAAFRAFLKTEFSEENLEFWLACEDFKKTRSAAKLASKAQRIFEEFIDVQAPREVNIDFQTRELTRRNMQEPSLSCFDQAQGKVHSLMEKDSYPRFLRSKIYTDLLSQTQRRLS; the protein is encoded by the exons ATGCAGGCGGATGCTTTATTCCAACATACCGAGGGTGACAACAGCGAGCGCTTTTGCAGgcatcccccccctccccacccccagatgctccctgccagcctttGGGATCCACCGCCCGTGCGGAGCGGTCCCCCATCCCCATCGTGGGAGAAGCCGGGGTTTTGCTGCCAG AGCCTCTCCCAGCACGCTGTCGGCACAGACCCACCAGCAGAGAGGACAGGTCAAAGGCA GAACAGAGGGATGAGGACTCGCCTGGGCTGCCTGTCTCACAAATCAGACTCATATAATGATTTCACAGCTATTCTTCCGGACAAGCCCAACCGGGCTTTGAA AAGACTGTCGACAGAAGAAGCAACAAGATGGGCAGACTCTTTTGATGTCCTTTTGTCCCATAAAT ATGGGCTGGCTGCTTTCCGTGCTTTCCTGAAGACAGAGTTCAGTGAGGAAAACCTGGAGTTCTGGCTCGCCTGTGAGGACTTCAAGAAGACCCGCTCAGCAGCCAAGCTGGCCTCCAAGGCTCAGCGGATCTTCGAGGAGTTCATCGATGTGCAGGCTCCTCGAGAG GTGAACATAGACTTCCAGACACGGGAGCTGACAAGAAGAAATATGCAGGAACCCTCCCTCTCTTGCTTTGACCAAGCTCAGGGGAAGGTGCACAGCCTGATGGAGAAAGACTCTTACCCCAGGTTCCTGAGATCCAAAATTTACACAGACCTGCTGTCTCAAACCCAGAGGAGGCTCAGCTAG
- the RGS8 gene encoding regulator of G-protein signaling 8 isoform X4, with protein sequence MMSAIMPTPATPWNRGMRTRLGCLSHKSDSYNDFTAILPDKPNRALKRLSTEEATRWADSFDVLLSHKYGLAAFRAFLKTEFSEENLEFWLACEDFKKTRSAAKLASKAQRIFEEFIDVQAPREVNIDFQTRELTRRNMQEPSLSCFDQAQGKVHSLMEKDSYPRFLRSKIYTDLLSQTQRRLS encoded by the exons ATGATGAGTGCGATAATGCCAACTCCTGCCACTCCATG GAACAGAGGGATGAGGACTCGCCTGGGCTGCCTGTCTCACAAATCAGACTCATATAATGATTTCACAGCTATTCTTCCGGACAAGCCCAACCGGGCTTTGAA AAGACTGTCGACAGAAGAAGCAACAAGATGGGCAGACTCTTTTGATGTCCTTTTGTCCCATAAAT ATGGGCTGGCTGCTTTCCGTGCTTTCCTGAAGACAGAGTTCAGTGAGGAAAACCTGGAGTTCTGGCTCGCCTGTGAGGACTTCAAGAAGACCCGCTCAGCAGCCAAGCTGGCCTCCAAGGCTCAGCGGATCTTCGAGGAGTTCATCGATGTGCAGGCTCCTCGAGAG GTGAACATAGACTTCCAGACACGGGAGCTGACAAGAAGAAATATGCAGGAACCCTCCCTCTCTTGCTTTGACCAAGCTCAGGGGAAGGTGCACAGCCTGATGGAGAAAGACTCTTACCCCAGGTTCCTGAGATCCAAAATTTACACAGACCTGCTGTCTCAAACCCAGAGGAGGCTCAGCTAG
- the RGS8 gene encoding regulator of G-protein signaling 8 isoform X5 has protein sequence MAALLIPRRNRGMRTRLGCLSHKSDSYNDFTAILPDKPNRALKRLSTEEATRWADSFDVLLSHKYGLAAFRAFLKTEFSEENLEFWLACEDFKKTRSAAKLASKAQRIFEEFIDVQAPREVNIDFQTRELTRRNMQEPSLSCFDQAQGKVHSLMEKDSYPRFLRSKIYTDLLSQTQRRLS, from the exons ATGGCTGCCTTACTGATTCCACGGAG GAACAGAGGGATGAGGACTCGCCTGGGCTGCCTGTCTCACAAATCAGACTCATATAATGATTTCACAGCTATTCTTCCGGACAAGCCCAACCGGGCTTTGAA AAGACTGTCGACAGAAGAAGCAACAAGATGGGCAGACTCTTTTGATGTCCTTTTGTCCCATAAAT ATGGGCTGGCTGCTTTCCGTGCTTTCCTGAAGACAGAGTTCAGTGAGGAAAACCTGGAGTTCTGGCTCGCCTGTGAGGACTTCAAGAAGACCCGCTCAGCAGCCAAGCTGGCCTCCAAGGCTCAGCGGATCTTCGAGGAGTTCATCGATGTGCAGGCTCCTCGAGAG GTGAACATAGACTTCCAGACACGGGAGCTGACAAGAAGAAATATGCAGGAACCCTCCCTCTCTTGCTTTGACCAAGCTCAGGGGAAGGTGCACAGCCTGATGGAGAAAGACTCTTACCCCAGGTTCCTGAGATCCAAAATTTACACAGACCTGCTGTCTCAAACCCAGAGGAGGCTCAGCTAG
- the RGS8 gene encoding regulator of G-protein signaling 8 isoform X2 — MHRESADTVPQGPNQPCPSSTKSHVATTLLPAARQSLSQHAVGTDPPAERTGQRQNRGMRTRLGCLSHKSDSYNDFTAILPDKPNRALKRLSTEEATRWADSFDVLLSHKYGLAAFRAFLKTEFSEENLEFWLACEDFKKTRSAAKLASKAQRIFEEFIDVQAPREVNIDFQTRELTRRNMQEPSLSCFDQAQGKVHSLMEKDSYPRFLRSKIYTDLLSQTQRRLS; from the exons ATGCACCGGGAGTCAGCAGACACTGTTCCTCAGGGTCCCAACCAGCCGTGTCCATCAAGCACCAAAAGCCACGTAGCCaccaccctgctgcctgctgcaagaCAG AGCCTCTCCCAGCACGCTGTCGGCACAGACCCACCAGCAGAGAGGACAGGTCAAAGGCA GAACAGAGGGATGAGGACTCGCCTGGGCTGCCTGTCTCACAAATCAGACTCATATAATGATTTCACAGCTATTCTTCCGGACAAGCCCAACCGGGCTTTGAA AAGACTGTCGACAGAAGAAGCAACAAGATGGGCAGACTCTTTTGATGTCCTTTTGTCCCATAAAT ATGGGCTGGCTGCTTTCCGTGCTTTCCTGAAGACAGAGTTCAGTGAGGAAAACCTGGAGTTCTGGCTCGCCTGTGAGGACTTCAAGAAGACCCGCTCAGCAGCCAAGCTGGCCTCCAAGGCTCAGCGGATCTTCGAGGAGTTCATCGATGTGCAGGCTCCTCGAGAG GTGAACATAGACTTCCAGACACGGGAGCTGACAAGAAGAAATATGCAGGAACCCTCCCTCTCTTGCTTTGACCAAGCTCAGGGGAAGGTGCACAGCCTGATGGAGAAAGACTCTTACCCCAGGTTCCTGAGATCCAAAATTTACACAGACCTGCTGTCTCAAACCCAGAGGAGGCTCAGCTAG
- the RGS8 gene encoding regulator of G-protein signaling 8 isoform X6, with protein sequence MRTRLGCLSHKSDSYNDFTAILPDKPNRALKRLSTEEATRWADSFDVLLSHKYGLAAFRAFLKTEFSEENLEFWLACEDFKKTRSAAKLASKAQRIFEEFIDVQAPREVNIDFQTRELTRRNMQEPSLSCFDQAQGKVHSLMEKDSYPRFLRSKIYTDLLSQTQRRLS encoded by the exons ATGAGGACTCGCCTGGGCTGCCTGTCTCACAAATCAGACTCATATAATGATTTCACAGCTATTCTTCCGGACAAGCCCAACCGGGCTTTGAA AAGACTGTCGACAGAAGAAGCAACAAGATGGGCAGACTCTTTTGATGTCCTTTTGTCCCATAAAT ATGGGCTGGCTGCTTTCCGTGCTTTCCTGAAGACAGAGTTCAGTGAGGAAAACCTGGAGTTCTGGCTCGCCTGTGAGGACTTCAAGAAGACCCGCTCAGCAGCCAAGCTGGCCTCCAAGGCTCAGCGGATCTTCGAGGAGTTCATCGATGTGCAGGCTCCTCGAGAG GTGAACATAGACTTCCAGACACGGGAGCTGACAAGAAGAAATATGCAGGAACCCTCCCTCTCTTGCTTTGACCAAGCTCAGGGGAAGGTGCACAGCCTGATGGAGAAAGACTCTTACCCCAGGTTCCTGAGATCCAAAATTTACACAGACCTGCTGTCTCAAACCCAGAGGAGGCTCAGCTAG